From the Quercus lobata isolate SW786 chromosome 6, ValleyOak3.0 Primary Assembly, whole genome shotgun sequence genome, one window contains:
- the LOC115950943 gene encoding uncharacterized protein LOC115950943 yields MEEFHEVAIAYYNNAPRNLQRLAWSFFLALDSDGDGQISYTEYINFLRQCGYGWISSNFFKDLDRNRDGCLGFWEVLTLYYVIKTRGLWCQGCQTCLVGLYFTCVSCFDSGSRTYDLCSACYKQKKFSHNHTNFMDNHLLLRSKRGLPAGTANINLALAPRPAINAAAAVDDDLMQSFQALETGVAGGKPNTCIVM; encoded by the exons ATGGAAGAATTTCACGAGGTTGCTATAGCTTACTACAACAATGCCCCTAGAAACCTTCAGCGACTGGCATGGAGTTTCTTCCTCGCATTGGACTCGGATGGAGATGGCCAAATCAGCTACACTGAGTACATCAACTTCCTCCGGCAATGCGGCTATGGCTGGATCAGCTCCAACTTCTTCAAGGACCTGGACCGCAACCGCGATGGCTGCCTGGGTTTCTGGGAAGTCCTCACTCTGTACTATGTGATTAAAACCAGGGGCCTTTGGTGCCAAGGGTGTCAAACATGCCTAGTTGGACTGTATTTTACTTGCGTTTCATGCTTTGACAGTGGCTCCAGGACTTATGATCTTTGTTCTGCATGCTATAAGCAAAAGAAGTTCAGTCACAACCACACCAACTTCATGGATAACCATCTATTGCTTCGGTCCAAGAGAGGGCTTCCTGCTGGTACTGCAAACATCAATCTG GCACTCGCTCCACGACCTGCGATTAATGCTGCAGCTGCTGTG GATGATGATTTGATGCAATCATTTCAAGCATTGGAGACAGGGGTTGCTGGAGGGAAACCGAACACTTGCATCGTTATGTAA